A window of Pedobacter lusitanus contains these coding sequences:
- a CDS encoding TIGR01777 family oxidoreductase: MNQHILLTGATGMLGRDLIKTLLKRGDKISVLSRRPQQIDQVKVFLWDVYKQEIDPDCLEGVDSIIHLAGENIAKEKWSDQRKKEIIDSRVLSTQLLYKTITENSNQVKHFISAAAVGYYGSRGDEILTEESNPGNNFLADCCVKWENAIDQGRELGLRIVKIRTGVVLAKDEGALEAMAKPIRFFAGAPLGKGKQWIPWIHYQDMTRIYIHTLDNEALTGAYNASAPFPVTNKEMTKAIAKQLHRPVWPFSVPEKVLQLILGEMSSLVMNSTHTTAQKILSSGFLFRYTHLEEALADIYSA; encoded by the coding sequence ATGAATCAGCATATTTTACTCACAGGCGCAACCGGCATGCTCGGCAGGGATTTAATCAAAACGCTTTTAAAAAGAGGTGATAAAATCTCCGTATTATCCAGAAGGCCGCAGCAGATTGACCAGGTTAAAGTCTTTTTATGGGATGTTTATAAGCAGGAAATTGATCCTGATTGTCTTGAAGGAGTAGATAGTATTATCCATCTTGCCGGAGAAAATATAGCTAAAGAAAAATGGTCTGACCAGCGTAAAAAGGAGATTATTGACAGCAGGGTTTTATCCACACAGCTTTTGTACAAAACCATAACCGAAAACAGCAATCAGGTTAAACATTTTATTTCAGCTGCTGCCGTAGGTTATTATGGTAGCCGTGGCGATGAAATACTGACCGAAGAAAGTAACCCGGGTAATAATTTCCTTGCAGATTGCTGTGTAAAATGGGAAAACGCCATAGATCAGGGCCGGGAACTGGGCTTAAGGATAGTAAAAATCAGAACCGGGGTGGTACTTGCAAAAGATGAAGGAGCGCTTGAAGCTATGGCCAAACCAATCCGTTTCTTTGCCGGTGCTCCTTTAGGTAAAGGCAAACAATGGATACCCTGGATCCATTATCAGGATATGACCCGAATCTATATTCATACCCTTGACAATGAAGCATTAACTGGCGCCTATAATGCCAGTGCACCATTTCCGGTCACCAATAAAGAGATGACCAAAGCTATTGCAAAACAGTTACATCGCCCGGTATGGCCATTTAGTGTCCCCGAAAAAGTACTGCAGCTGATTTTGGGAGAAATGAGTTCACTGGTAATGAACAGCACACACACCACCGCCCAAAAAATATTATCCAGTGGTTTTCTGTTCAGATACACGCATCTCGAAGAAGCTTTAGCCGATATTTACAGCGCATGA
- a CDS encoding DASH family cryptochrome, with protein MESRKILVWFRNDLRLHDNEMLVEAISKSDSILPVYFFDPRHFEYEADEDTKERHNRFQFLAESVIALRESLKKLGGNLLIISGTPEDHIPALAEQYEIAEVYHHREVATEETTVSSNVEDLLWKLRINLKHFIGHTLYNKEDLPFPIKDIPDVFSQFKKKTERDAIVKDCFPAPEQINFVEAEQWGELPVCSGAFSSVPMGGEEEGIKHLQELFAAGSEIYNRSSKAHAAQHSFSSKLSPWLAVGSLSPRKVYWAVKEAEQKFGSNSHFTQLILGLLWRDFFRFMFKKHSVNYFRDIVEFTEVPKTEEYLLDLQHWKDGKTGNPIVDQHMTELNNTGFVTHAGRLLVATYLIYILKLNWVDGAEYFEQKLIDYSPASNWGNWAYVAGGGKDPRSKNAFDLDKQIKILDIEVQNL; from the coding sequence ATGGAATCTCGGAAAATACTCGTCTGGTTTAGAAATGATTTGCGCTTACATGACAACGAAATGTTAGTAGAAGCAATCAGTAAGTCCGATAGTATCCTGCCCGTTTACTTTTTTGATCCGCGTCACTTTGAATATGAAGCTGATGAAGATACTAAAGAAAGACATAACAGATTTCAGTTTTTAGCAGAAAGTGTAATCGCCCTGCGCGAATCACTGAAAAAACTGGGCGGTAATCTTTTAATTATCTCCGGAACACCCGAGGATCATATTCCTGCACTGGCAGAACAATATGAGATTGCAGAAGTTTACCATCACAGAGAAGTAGCAACTGAGGAAACCACTGTTTCTTCTAATGTAGAAGACCTGTTATGGAAACTGAGAATCAATCTGAAACATTTTATTGGGCACACGCTTTATAATAAAGAAGACTTACCATTTCCAATCAAGGATATTCCTGATGTTTTTTCTCAGTTTAAGAAAAAGACAGAAAGAGATGCAATAGTGAAAGATTGTTTTCCTGCTCCTGAACAGATTAATTTCGTGGAGGCAGAGCAGTGGGGCGAATTACCGGTGTGTTCAGGTGCTTTTTCATCTGTCCCGATGGGCGGAGAAGAAGAGGGCATAAAACATTTGCAGGAATTATTTGCTGCCGGATCTGAGATTTATAATCGCAGCAGTAAAGCACACGCTGCTCAGCATAGCTTTTCTTCCAAACTTTCTCCATGGCTGGCTGTAGGCTCTTTGTCTCCAAGAAAAGTATACTGGGCGGTAAAAGAAGCAGAACAGAAATTCGGATCAAACAGTCATTTTACGCAGCTGATATTAGGTTTGCTGTGGAGAGATTTCTTCCGGTTCATGTTTAAAAAACATAGCGTTAATTACTTCAGGGATATCGTAGAGTTTACAGAAGTTCCTAAAACGGAAGAATACCTGCTGGATTTACAACACTGGAAAGATGGGAAAACAGGAAATCCGATTGTGGATCAGCATATGACCGAACTTAATAATACGGGTTTTGTTACCCATGCGGGACGTCTGCTGGTGGCTACTTATCTGATCTATATTTTAAAATTAAACTGGGTAGACGGCGCGGAATATTTTGAACAGAAGCTGATTGATTATTCACCTGCAAGTAACTGGGGAAACTGGGCCTATGTGGCCGGAGGCGGAAAAGATCCACGCTCGAAAAATGCATTTGATCTGGATAAACAGATCAAAATACTGGATATTGAAGTGCAGAATCTCTGA
- a CDS encoding MerR family transcriptional regulator — protein sequence MKRFSISDIEGLIGIKAHTIRAWEARYNLVPPKRTPTNIRYYEEEDLKHLLNIVTLNEKGYKISRIARMSKTQINDLVIQLQSDFKNDTVQVLRLSDATLKYDEIAFAEILSGCIEEMGLIKTMDLVLFPFMKKVGMLWQTGAIDPSQEHFASNLIRDRMIVEIDRVPKPDRKDPKRFLLFLPEAEMHETGLLFARYLLKRCGMDTLYLGQEIPYSDLKKVILHYQPDYAFIVLTSLNLGKDINKILTKVLDHMDVPLLVAGSLISEFDILLDDRLTPLKKVCEIVEFLDDL from the coding sequence GTGAAAAGATTCTCCATCAGTGACATAGAAGGCCTAATAGGTATTAAAGCACATACGATCAGGGCATGGGAGGCCAGATATAACCTGGTTCCTCCAAAAAGAACTCCTACCAACATCAGGTATTATGAGGAGGAGGATTTAAAGCATCTGCTGAATATTGTTACCCTTAATGAAAAAGGATATAAAATAAGCCGGATTGCCAGGATGAGCAAAACACAGATTAATGATCTGGTGATACAGTTGCAATCTGATTTCAAAAATGATACTGTACAGGTACTTCGCCTTTCTGATGCAACGTTGAAATACGATGAAATCGCATTTGCAGAGATTTTGTCGGGCTGTATCGAAGAAATGGGGCTGATCAAGACAATGGATCTGGTCCTTTTTCCGTTTATGAAGAAAGTCGGGATGTTATGGCAGACAGGGGCGATTGATCCTTCGCAGGAACATTTTGCTTCAAATCTGATCAGAGACAGAATGATTGTGGAGATTGACCGGGTACCCAAACCCGACAGAAAAGATCCGAAAAGGTTTCTGCTTTTCCTCCCGGAAGCCGAGATGCATGAGACTGGTCTGCTTTTTGCACGTTATCTGCTAAAACGATGCGGCATGGATACGTTGTATCTTGGACAGGAAATTCCATATAGCGATCTTAAAAAAGTGATTTTACATTATCAGCCTGATTATGCTTTTATTGTATTGACTTCCCTGAATCTGGGAAAAGATATCAATAAAATATTAACTAAAGTACTGGACCATATGGATGTGCCTTTGCTGGTTGCGGGTAGTTTAATCTCTGAATTTGACATACTTCTTGACGATCGGCTGACACCATTGAAAAAGGTTTGTGAAATCGTAGAATTTCTTGATGATTTATAG
- a CDS encoding 2-oxoglutarate dehydrogenase E1 component, whose product MDNLSYLNGANAEYIDSIYQAYKEDPNAVEFGWQKFFEGFDFGRGADAGTASEATPEHFLKEVNVLNLINGYRQRGHLFTQTNPVRERRHHLPTLDIENFGLNQTDLDTVFNSGVELGIGAAKLSDIVNFLKKTYCRSIGAEYKFVRTPEVLSWIENKMESVQNTPNFSIEEKRRILKKLNEAVSFENFLGTKFLGQKRFSLEGAEALIPALDSVIEKGSAMGIEEFVIGMAHRGRLNVLANIMQKTYKDIFAEFEGKGYSADSPFGGDVKYHLGYSTDVTTNDGKNVHLSLCPNPSHLETVNGVVEGMTRSKIDFKYDGDNSRIAPILIHGDASVAGQGIVYEVIQMAGLDGYKTGGTIHLVINNQIGFTTNYKDGRTSTYCTDIAKVTLSPVFHVNGDDAEALVYAINLAMEYRQRYKNDVFIDILCYRRFGHNESDEPKFTQPLLYKSIEQHANPRDIYIKQLIGEGKMEASLAKELEVEFRGILQERLNEAKEVTSTYQGVKFAGAWSDMRIASAEDFVTSPDTSVKKTTLLEIAKRISTLPKDKKFFKKIEKLFAERNKMATSTHIFDWAMGEQLAYATLLTEGKRVRLSGQDVERGTFSHRHAVLTLEDSEEEYIPLSNLSDQQAPFDIYNSHLSEYGVLGFEYGYAMANPNALTIWEAQFGDFFNGAQIVVDQYIASAETKWQRENGLVMLLPHGYEGQGPEHSSARIERFMELCADYNMQVTNCTTPANFFHAIRRQFKRDFRKPLIVFTPKSLLRHPSCVSKLEEFTEGKFQEVINDANVKPNEVDRVLFCSGKIYYELLEKQQKDQVKNVAIVRVEQLYPTPLQQMETVYKGYKNAKEAIWVQEEPENMGAWPYLLRKTRKTIFSDIELISRKESSSTATGYAKQHADEQANILARSFAAPVTEVDQKIAKKSVSKAYNVD is encoded by the coding sequence ATGGATAATTTATCTTATCTCAACGGCGCAAACGCCGAATACATCGATTCTATTTATCAAGCTTATAAAGAAGATCCTAATGCGGTTGAATTCGGCTGGCAGAAGTTTTTTGAAGGGTTTGATTTTGGAAGAGGAGCAGATGCCGGCACAGCCAGTGAAGCAACTCCCGAACATTTTTTAAAAGAAGTGAATGTCTTAAATCTGATCAATGGCTATCGCCAGAGGGGTCACTTGTTTACACAAACAAACCCGGTTAGAGAAAGACGTCACCATTTACCAACGCTGGATATCGAAAACTTCGGTTTAAATCAGACCGATCTGGACACTGTTTTTAATTCAGGTGTAGAACTTGGGATCGGTGCGGCAAAACTTAGTGATATTGTAAACTTCCTGAAAAAGACCTACTGCAGGTCTATTGGTGCCGAATATAAATTCGTGCGCACACCTGAGGTTTTAAGCTGGATTGAGAATAAAATGGAAAGTGTGCAGAACACGCCTAATTTTTCAATTGAGGAGAAAAGAAGAATTCTTAAAAAATTAAACGAAGCTGTAAGCTTTGAGAACTTTTTGGGAACTAAATTTCTGGGTCAGAAGAGATTTTCATTAGAAGGAGCAGAGGCGCTGATTCCGGCACTGGATTCAGTGATCGAAAAAGGTTCAGCTATGGGTATCGAAGAATTTGTAATTGGTATGGCACACAGAGGGCGTTTAAATGTTCTTGCCAATATCATGCAAAAAACCTACAAAGATATTTTTGCCGAATTTGAAGGTAAAGGTTATAGTGCTGACTCTCCATTTGGAGGTGATGTAAAATACCACCTTGGTTATTCTACTGATGTGACTACAAATGATGGTAAAAATGTTCACCTGAGTTTATGTCCTAACCCATCTCACCTGGAGACAGTTAATGGTGTGGTTGAAGGAATGACCCGTTCTAAGATTGATTTTAAATACGATGGTGATAATTCGCGTATTGCACCAATCCTGATCCACGGTGATGCTTCTGTTGCCGGACAGGGAATCGTTTATGAGGTTATTCAGATGGCTGGTCTGGATGGATATAAAACAGGTGGTACTATTCACCTGGTGATTAATAACCAGATTGGTTTTACTACAAACTATAAAGACGGACGTACAAGTACTTACTGTACTGATATCGCTAAAGTTACGCTTTCACCTGTTTTCCATGTAAATGGAGATGATGCAGAGGCGCTGGTTTATGCTATAAACCTGGCCATGGAATACCGTCAGAGATATAAAAATGATGTGTTCATCGATATTCTGTGTTACCGCAGATTTGGACATAACGAGTCGGATGAACCTAAATTTACGCAGCCTTTATTATACAAAAGTATCGAGCAGCATGCTAATCCAAGAGATATCTATATCAAACAACTGATTGGTGAAGGTAAAATGGAAGCAAGCCTGGCAAAAGAACTGGAAGTTGAATTCCGTGGTATCTTACAGGAGAGATTAAATGAAGCTAAAGAAGTAACTTCTACTTATCAGGGAGTGAAATTTGCAGGTGCATGGTCAGACATGAGAATTGCAAGTGCTGAAGATTTTGTTACTTCTCCGGATACTTCTGTTAAAAAGACTACTTTATTAGAAATTGCAAAAAGAATAAGCACTTTACCAAAAGACAAAAAGTTCTTCAAAAAAATTGAAAAACTTTTTGCTGAACGTAATAAAATGGCAACCTCTACTCATATTTTTGACTGGGCAATGGGTGAGCAGTTAGCTTATGCTACTTTACTTACAGAAGGTAAAAGAGTCCGTTTAAGCGGACAGGATGTTGAACGTGGTACGTTCTCACACCGTCATGCTGTTTTAACTTTAGAAGATTCTGAAGAAGAATATATCCCGCTAAGTAACCTTTCTGATCAGCAGGCTCCATTTGATATCTACAATTCGCATTTATCTGAATATGGGGTGCTGGGTTTTGAGTATGGTTATGCTATGGCAAATCCTAATGCACTGACTATCTGGGAAGCACAATTTGGTGATTTCTTTAATGGTGCGCAGATTGTTGTGGATCAGTATATCGCAAGTGCGGAAACCAAATGGCAGCGTGAAAACGGACTGGTGATGTTATTACCTCATGGTTATGAAGGACAGGGCCCGGAGCACTCTTCTGCAAGAATTGAGCGTTTTATGGAGTTATGTGCTGATTATAACATGCAGGTAACCAACTGTACTACACCAGCTAACTTCTTCCATGCAATTCGCCGTCAGTTTAAACGCGATTTCAGAAAGCCGCTGATTGTTTTTACACCTAAAAGCTTATTGCGTCATCCTTCATGTGTATCTAAACTGGAAGAGTTTACTGAAGGTAAATTCCAGGAAGTAATCAATGATGCAAATGTTAAACCTAATGAAGTAGACAGAGTATTGTTCTGCAGTGGTAAAATTTACTACGAATTATTAGAGAAACAACAGAAAGATCAGGTTAAAAATGTGGCAATTGTTCGTGTTGAGCAGTTATACCCTACACCATTACAACAAATGGAAACGGTTTATAAAGGCTATAAAAATGCGAAAGAAGCTATCTGGGTTCAGGAAGAACCAGAGAACATGGGAGCATGGCCTTATTTATTACGCAAAACAAGAAAAACAATATTCAGTGATATTGAGTTAATCTCAAGAAAAGAGAGCAGCAGTACTGCGACCGGTTATGCAAAACAGCATGCAGATGAACAGGCGAATATCCTGGCCAGATCTTTTGCAGCTCCTGTAACTGAGGTTGACCAGAAAATTGCTAAGAAATCAGTGAGTAAAGCATATAACGTAGATTAG